Proteins from a single region of Oreochromis niloticus isolate F11D_XX linkage group LG7, O_niloticus_UMD_NMBU, whole genome shotgun sequence:
- the tescb gene encoding tescalcin b, giving the protein MGALQSLPGRPEYSDLAEKTGFSFEQIGVLHKRFKQLSHNEETLRRDHFNEIHDLAFNPIRAQIIEAFFDRRNFHQDGEGKVQEIGFEEFVVVMSHFRPPSDHMTEEQREKTRREKLRFLFNMHDTDNDGTITLEEYRHVVEELLSRSGTLEKETAKCIADAAMLEVASISVGHMEPDEFYEGITFEHFLKLLDGFEIESRMTIRFLNMDTTTLCK; this is encoded by the exons ATGGGTGCACTACAGTCCTTACCTGGACGGCCAGAATATAGTGATCTGGCGGAAAAGACGGGCT TCTCGTTTGAACAGATTGGAGTTCTGCATAAAAGATTTAAGCAGCTGAGTCACAATGAAGAGACTCTACG GAGAGATCATTTCAATGAAATCCACGACCTAGCATTCAATCCCATCCGCGCACAGATCATAGAGGCATTTTTTGACAGAAG AAACTTCCATCAGGATGGCGAGGGGAAGGTTCAGGAGATTGGCTTTGAAGAGTTCGTGGTGGTCATGTCCCATTTTAGGCCACCGTCGGACCACATGACAGAAGAGCAGCGTGAGAAGACCAGGAGAGAGAAACTGAGAT ttttATTCAACATGCACGATACAGACAACGATGGGACAATAACTCTAGAGGAATACAGACAT GTGGTGGAGGAGCTGTTATCTCGCAGTGGGACACTGGAGAAGGAAACAGCCAAATGCATTGCTGATGCAGCCATGTTGGAGGTGGCCAGTATTTCAGTGGGTCACATG GAGCCTGATGAATTCTATGAGGGCATCACATTTGAGCACTTCCTCAAG CTGCTGGACGGATTTGAAATTGAATCGAGAATGACCATTCGCTTTTTGAATATGGACACAACAACCTTGTGTAAGTGA